In the genome of Neodiprion fabricii isolate iyNeoFabr1 chromosome 4, iyNeoFabr1.1, whole genome shotgun sequence, the window TGACGTCGATATTCTGATACGTATAATGGGATGATACTGACGATTCTCATGAACATAGAGATAACATGACCAAACACGATGATGGTGAAATTATGATTATCAACGAAAAATATGCGAACGTCAAAACTAAAGACTAAACTTTATACGACGTACAGTCACTGGCCATAAAATTCGAAGCTACTATTGTATTCATGTATAGAACAATGCATCAATTATTCGGCCCGTCATTTTCTGCACTCGCTCACTCAAGGTTTACAGCACTATCTTACGTATTTAAGCAGAATTCTCGATCACTGTATTCAATCTCTAATTAGGGTGAACAACATGCTTAACCTTAATTGGATTAAGTATAGCGCACTGGATCATCGTTGAAATAAGTATCAACACGTCATGTCAGTTGCGGCAAATGAGACACAGTGAGTACAGCACATGATTGCTtaattctacaaaataaatcaacTGACATGTTGATAAAACTTACTGGTCTTTGGTGTAAGATAAACAGAAATAGCAGTGATCGGATCATGACTGGGATCACGGTAGAGCTCAGTGACCAATAAATCATTGTCCTTCATTCTGAGTGGAAATTTCTGCATATCTAGAACATTAATAGATAAATATGAGTCGTGAGTCTCATAAACACAAGACTAGCATTGTAAAACTGGGCTGAGAACTAAGAGTGAGAACCTACCAATATAATAAATGGATCCATTGTTGCATCCGAGCAACAGAAATGAACCAGCTGTATCAAAAGACGATATCGGAACAACATCTTGTATTTGCCAGTGGTGGGTCATGGCATGCCACACTCCAATTTTCCCAGTCGAAGAAAGGGCAACCAACTGGCTACCAATGAAAAATAGATATTCAACACGAACGTTCAGATTGAATGTTCCGATATTTGTCTTTATCCCTTCCTCCGACACGCTCCACAGTCGAACTTGACTTCCGTATGAAATTGCGACCATTTTACCATCTGTGCCGCTACCCATTTTAGCATTTATTGCTACTCGTTCAATTATTGATTCGATATGAGGACTTGTGAATGCATGCTGCCAACCGGACGAATCTTTTAAACGGTAGCAAGTTATAAAGTGTGCGTAAGCAATGACTATCCAGTTGTGGTGGGCCTTTATAATTTGCACCCTCAACGGATCGACCCATgctgaaacttgaagtaattTATCATTAGATATTTTGCAGTTCTTTGTGTTTTCACTGCTGTGACTGTCCTTTTGTTCCCATAGCTACGAAAAATTGCTTAAATCCGATAGTAAACTTACCTTGCTGACCACCAAACACTAGACCAACGTCATTTCTGAATATCTTGTTCAGATCCGCTGAACCATTTCTAACATGCCTCAAATCTAGGGACGGAGTGCGTGTATGGGGTAATCCTCGCTGTGAGACTCGGTAATCGAGAGAAGAATTACGTACATGAGTTGGAAGAGAAGCTCGTTGACTTTGTTGACTTCCATTATTCACTGTGGATCGTAGAAGATTAGATGAGTCTTTATTAAATACTCAAAATGTAGGAAAAATCTAGCGATGGAAGTTTTTCAGTAGTTTCAGCAGTTTACCATTACTATTACTGGTACTAGAAGAACACGATGTGACGATAATCGATTGCTGGTTATTAGGAATCTCGACTCTGGAAATCATCGGGACGCCGCCTGTTCTGCCATGTACAGAAACATCATTGGCCGGTGTTATTGCTGTGGCTGGTTCTTGCAGAGGGATATCTgtgggaataaaaaatttatttgatcaGTCGAAGCTATTATTCGCAGTATTAATCCCTCTAGTGAACATCATATTTCGTCAAAATACATGTGCGGCTAGGGCAAATTCGCACTACGATGCACCCGGAAGGTTGAAGattgaaagtagaaaaaaaaaaatcaagttagTTTCGTTTCCTTAGCTTTCCGATTAAACTGTCAATTGTCTTTAGTTtatgaccaaaaaaaaaaaaaaagaagacgctcaagattgaattattcaaatatttacaagacAATGAAACAACTATTGCTTAATGTGTAAATTTCGCTGATATACTGTGGAGAAAATactacgaaaattttttgtactgCGCAGTCAAACCTGACGAGATACACCTGTAGCTCTCACTTTTAGTTTGATATATCAAATAAGTAGATGAAATAAACGCCGATGACAGATTGGAAACAAACATCGATATTAGCAACGCATCTCAGGTAAAAAAGGACAAACAAATGGAAACTTTTCAACTTCAATAAAGGCAGGAACAAAAGAGAAAGGATAACATAGCTAACACTACCTAATATTCACAACAAATTCACAATGATGAAATATACTTGAACTTACTCGGTGGCGGCAAGTAGCcataaaataaaacgtcaCCGCACGATGATTGGGATAAATCTTCACAGAGCATTAATCGCTTGACCAAGGGCGCAATGCCGTAATATTCAGCCTCGTGCCTAAGAGCACGAAGATCTGCATTTTTCAGATCGATATCCCTTGTTCTCAGGTAACTCAAAAtgactgaaaatatttttggatcTCTGTCTATAAACAGCGCTCCAGTCTCATCTCGTAAGCTGGAAATTCGGCCACTCAGAAGTGCCGTGAAAAATGAGTCGGGGACCCAGGACAACGTTTGGCGAGACGTGGAGAACCTGAAAATTTGAGCACTTGAGTGACAAGTGTGAGTGAAATTGAAGGCACATGGTTGGTAGTTCGAATTGAGCCGAAGCCAATTAAATAATAAGCGCTGAATAATTGATAATACGCGTGTGTCACCATAgcgtaaatttatttattcgaaaacactgatgaaaacaaaaaacagtaagaggagaggaagaggggggaaaacagagagagagagagagagagagagagagagacaaaggGGTATTTTCTGAGTATGATTTGCTGAATTTATAACCGTACCTCGTTCCTCCAACATTAAGATGAACAATATCTCCACAGTTTATTGCATGCGATACCGccataattatttcacacttgtattaataattttttatgttgGGATATTATTTTGACAGCTGATCGGGGGAGGAAGCGGCCGCGCAACCGCAGACTTGCAACCAAACCCAAACCGCCGATGATGCAGTCCAATGCAGTCATCTCTGTCACTACTGGACCTATATTATCAAGAAGAGTAGAGAGAGACTCACCTTTACGTACCGATCGCTTGGCGACTTGAGTTGCGCGTGCACGTGTTACGTATGTACCAGCCAATAACTACGATGGCTGCCACTCCGCGCCCTACTTTACCAACATGCAGTTACCATAAAAAAGTCGTACGCACTCTTACCATATTTCCAACTACATAAACGAAAGGAAggatctattattatttacggCTAAACTAATTCTCGCGAAACGTGAGTCTCGAGTGTTTGGCTAAATTTGGCGCAACGACTCGTCACGTCGGGTGTTGGTGGTGATCTGATCCAGCAGGTTGACAAACTGATCGCTCGCGCTCCGGTTTTTGGGTCCGTTGCTTCAATCGCTGGTGGCGCCCTCTTCGCGCGAAACAGATTTTTCGCGCGCTTATCACAAATTGATAGTGTATGAAGCAGTATGTAGTACATACCCGCGGCTTCGTATGCGAGTACTTGAATGACACGGGCTTCTTGCTTTTATTCAGAACTGCCCG includes:
- the LOC124179381 gene encoding BTB/POZ domain-containing protein KCTD3 isoform X4; this translates as MAVSHAINCGDIVHLNVGGTRFSTSRQTLSWVPDSFFTALLSGRISSLRDETGALFIDRDPKIFSVILSYLRTRDIDLKNADLRALRHEAEYYGIAPLVKRLMLCEDLSQSSCGDVLFYGYLPPPNIPLQEPATAITPANDVSVHGRTGGVPMISRVEIPNNQQSIIVTSCSSSTSNSNVNNGSQQSQRASLPTHVRNSSLDYRVSQRGLPHTRTPSLDLRHVRNGSADLNKIFRNDVGLVFGGQQVSAWVDPLRVQIIKAHHNWIVIAYAHFITCYRLKDSSGWQHAFTSPHIESIIERVAINAKMGSGTDGKMVAISYGSQVRLWSVSEEGIKTNIGTFNLNVRVEYLFFIGSQLVALSSTGKIGVWHAMTHHWQIQDVVPISSFDTAGSFLLLGCNNGSIYYIDMQKFPLRMKDNDLLVTELYRDPSHDPITAISVYLTPKTSLCGNWIEIAYGTKSGSVRVIVQHPETVGHGPQLFQTFTVHQSSVTKVTLSEKFLVSVCSEYNHVRSWAVTRFRGMISTQPGSTPEASFKIVSLDAVEPCVSYNAGNDFGPFGEQDDEQVFVQKVVPETDQLFVRLASNGNRVCVIESVDGSVISSFCVHECEGSSRMGSRPRRFIFTGHSNGAIQMWDLTTALDLCSKIDQVKKVNGGPTPEELWKLLDQCDLSNSHCSTPCISPSPSLISAGTRIKASNVLFLNQSQHLEPPNGSSQLT
- the LOC124179381 gene encoding BTB/POZ domain-containing protein KCTD3 isoform X3, translating into MAVSHAINCGDIVHLNVGGTRFSTSRQTLSWVPDSFFTALLSGRISSLRDETGALFIDRDPKIFSVILSYLRTRDIDLKNADLRALRHEAEYYGIAPLVKRLMLCEDLSQSSCGDVLFYGYLPPPNIPLQEPATAITPANDVSVHGRTGGVPMISRVEIPNNQQSIIVTSCSSSTSNSNVNNGSQQSQRASLPTHVRNSSLDYRVSQRGLPHTRTPSLDLRHVRNGSADLNKIFRNDVGLVFGGQQVSAWVDPLRVQIIKAHHNWIVIAYAHFITCYRLKDSSGWQHAFTSPHIESIIERVAINAKMGSGTDGKMVAISYGSQVRLWSVSEEGIKTNIGTFNLNVRVEYLFFIGSQLVALSSTGKIGVWHAMTHHWQIQDVVPISSFDTAGSFLLLGCNNGSIYYIDMQKFPLRMKDNDLLVTELYRDPSHDPITAISVYLTPKTNFLYLLTGLCGNWIEIAYGTKSGSVRVIVQHPETVGHGPQLFQTFTVHQSSVTKVTLSEKFLVSVCSEYNHVRSWAVTRFRGMISTQPGSTPEASFKIVSLDAVEPCVSYNAGNDFGPFGEQDDEQVFVQKVVPETDQLFVRLASNGNRVCVIESVDGSVISSFCVHECEGSSRMGSRPRRFIFTGHSNGAIQMWDLTTALDLCSKIDQVKKVNGGPTPEELWKLLDQCDLSNSHCSTPCISPSPSLISAGTRIKASNVLFLNQSQHLEPPNGSSQLT
- the LOC124179381 gene encoding BTB/POZ domain-containing protein KCTD3 isoform X1, producing the protein MAVSHAINCGDIVHLNVGGTRFSTSRQTLSWVPDSFFTALLSGRISSLRDETGALFIDRDPKIFSVILSYLRTRDIDLKNADLRALRHEAEYYGIAPLVKRLMLCEDLSQSSCGDVLFYGYLPPPNIPLQEPATAITPANDVSVHGRTGGVPMISRVEIPNNQQSIIVTSCSSSTSNSNVNNGSQQSQRASLPTHVRNSSLDYRVSQRGLPHTRTPSLDLRHVRNGSADLNKIFRNDVGLVFGGQQVSAWVDPLRVQIIKAHHNWIVIAYAHFITCYRLKDSSGWQHAFTSPHIESIIERVAINAKMGSGTDGKMVAISYGSQVRLWSVSEEGIKTNIGTFNLNVRVEYLFFIGSQLVALSSTGKIGVWHAMTHHWQIQDVVPISSFDTAGSFLLLGCNNGSIYYIDMQKFPLRMKDNDLLVTELYRDPSHDPITAISVYLTPKTKDFLYLLTGLCGNWIEIAYGTKSGSVRVIVQHPETVGHGPQLFQTFTVHQSSVTKVTLSEKFLVSVCSEYNHVRSWAVTRFRGMISTQPGSTPEASFKIVSLDAVEPCVSYNAGNDFGPFGEQDDEQVFVQKVVPETDQLFVRLASNGNRVCVIESVDGSVISSFCVHECEGSSRMGSRPRRFIFTGHSNGAIQMWDLTTALDLCSKIDQVKKVNGGPTPEELWKLLDQCDLSNSHCSTPCISPSPSLISAGTRIKASNVLFLNQSQHLEPPNGSSQLT
- the LOC124179381 gene encoding BTB/POZ domain-containing protein KCTD3 isoform X2; the protein is MAVSHAINCGDIVHLNVGGTRFSTSRQTLSWVPDSFFTALLSGRISSLRDETGALFIDRDPKIFSVILSYLRTRDIDLKNADLRALRHEAEYYGIAPLVKRLMLCEDLSQSSCGDVLFYGYLPPPNIPLQEPATAITPANDVSVHGRTGGVPMISRVEIPNNQQSIIVTSCSSSTSNSNVNNGSQQSQRASLPTHVRNSSLDYRVSQRGLPHTRTPSLDLRHVRNGSADLNKIFRNDVGLVFGGQQVSAWVDPLRVQIIKAHHNWIVIAYAHFITCYRLKDSSGWQHAFTSPHIESIIERVAINAKMGSGTDGKMVAISYGSQVRLWSVSEEGIKTNIGTFNLNVRVEYLFFIGSQLVALSSTGKIGVWHAMTHHWQIQDVVPISSFDTAGSFLLLGCNNGSIYYIDMQKFPLRMKDNDLLVTELYRDPSHDPITAISVYLTPKTTSERGREGLCGNWIEIAYGTKSGSVRVIVQHPETVGHGPQLFQTFTVHQSSVTKVTLSEKFLVSVCSEYNHVRSWAVTRFRGMISTQPGSTPEASFKIVSLDAVEPCVSYNAGNDFGPFGEQDDEQVFVQKVVPETDQLFVRLASNGNRVCVIESVDGSVISSFCVHECEGSSRMGSRPRRFIFTGHSNGAIQMWDLTTALDLCSKIDQVKKVNGGPTPEELWKLLDQCDLSNSHCSTPCISPSPSLISAGTRIKASNVLFLNQSQHLEPPNGSSQLT